The segment ATAAAAAATGTATTTTTATGCGTACTGGAAGGATTAACAACAGAATAATTTATAAAGAAAAGGAGAAGAATTATGAAGAAATGGATGAGTCTGAAATTCATGCTCGTACTGGCCCTGTTCCTGAATGCAGGAATAGCCTTCGCCAATGACTACCCCCCCCCTTTGTCCTGACCAAGGTAGCGGAATTGGTGGTGTTGAAGTTTGGGCAGCAGAAAATTGTACAGAAGGTGATTGTGAAAATCCGGCAACAACATGCAACGGCGATTTTACCATCGAACTGATAGAGAGAAGCGAAGATGGCGACCTAATTACCTTCGAGTACAAGGTCTGCAAGATTACACAGAGCGCCGATTTAAGCCACTGGTCAATTTCCGATGCGGGGATTACCTGCCTTGGCGAAGATGAAAATGGTATTCCTTATGAACTGAAAGATTTGATTGTGGGAGCCACGCTCAATGGCGTTGAAATTGATATCAATTCAAAAGATGAGTTTGATATCGGTCTTGACCCCACAACCCAGGTCACAGGGATCAAATTCAATGTAGGTTTTGATGCAGATGAGGAAGAGGATGGCTGTGCCACCTACACCATCACCTTTGACAAAAGCAAACTTGAAGAAGGCATGACGCTGGGAGAGGGCTGTGTCCTCGCAGCAACAAAGGCGGGGAACCAGGACATCGAAAGAAGCGATAGGAACTCACCCGGCTACGTTTGCATTATCGGGCCAGTCTGTGTAGAAGATGCAGGTGAAGAAGAAGAGGTTTGCTGGAAAAAAGAAACGGCCTGGGCGGCTGGCACACGCTACGTAGAGCGTGGCAACTGGGCAACCTATATTACCTATGTTGCTGATAGTACTGTAACCTTGTATGCTGGCCAGACAATGGAGGCAGGAACGGTTCATTTCTCAGCACCTAGCAATGGCATGATAACCATCACCATTACCCTCAATCCTGGCTGGCGCTTCTATCAGGATGAGGAAAATCCGGATGAGGAAAACGTACATATCCAGGATTATGGAACCGCACCAGGCGGTAACCCCAGCCCCGGTGGTTTCGCTCATAAGGCCCGTGCAACAGAAAGTCCGTTTAGCATTGATGTATCGTTGAATGTTTACTATGGAGTGCATGTGGTTGTGGAACGGGAAGTCGAGTGTGAAGAAGATGAAGCATAGGGCAATTAGAAGAACACCCTGCTATACGCGTTGGACGATCTTTTTATCCACATCATGGCCATGAGCCAGTTATGAAAAGTCCATTGCACAGGGGGTGTGCAGGTAATTTATGAAGTCAGACAGGGGCCGGCTCCTGAAAGTGAAAGGCATGTCATTGAATCATGTCTTTCAATTTGCCTCAGGTTCGGCTCCTGTCTGTACTTTTTTTGTCTTATTTGTAAACCGTCACCGAATCCATCCCCACGTTGCCTGCTGCATCGTATCCCTTTGCCGTAATAACATGTGCACCACCCGATTCCTTTCGGGTGTTCCAGTTGTACGTCAGGCTGTTTTGGCCGTATACCGCCCTCTTCAGGTCGTTATCAATATACAGCTCAATTACCTCAACACCAATATTATCCGAGGCCGTAATGTGTATCTTCTGTGGATGCCTGACATACGCACCGCTCCCTGGCTCGTTTATAGAAACCGTTGGCGGGACCGTATCCGACGGATTGCTCACAGAGACAAAAATGGTGTTTGATTGCCCCATATTGCCTGACGGGTCATATGCCTTTGCCTCCAGAGAATACATTCCGTCAGGGTATTGAGTTGTATCCCAATGAAAATTATAGGGAGCAGTCGTACCGGTTGCATAAAGCGAACCGTTCAGATACAGCTCCACCTTTACAATTCCTGCATTATCGGTGGCTGAAACCATTACCGTGACACTGCCATGAATCACAGCGCCGTCTGCAGGGGCTGTTATTGCTACATCGGGAGGTGTGGTGTCCGGTTCCTGCCAGGTATTGGTTGCGGCAAGAAGGCTTTTATAGACGTTTATCCTTCCATGGCCATAATAGGGGTCGAACCCGGGGGCGCCGAGGTCGTCCGCATTTTGTGTTATGAAATCAACCACCATGGCATTGCTCAGTCCGGGATTTACAGAGAAAAGAAGGGCGGCGAGGCCGGCGGCAATGGGAGAGGAAAACGACGTACCGGATGCAGACCGGTACCCGCCGTCCTTGCCGGTGGTATAGATTGAAGAACCAGGGGCAGCGATATCGATCCAGTCACCGTAGTTTGAAAAACTGGCTATGGCATCGCTGGAGGTCGTCGCGGAGACGGCAACTGCGTTATCACAAGCCGCCGGATAAACAGGTGTGCTTGAACCGGCATTCCCTGCACTGGCAAAGAACACAGCCCCCTTGTTCCATGCATAATTTACCGCATTCTGCAGGGTGGAGGAAGAAGACGTGCCCGAAAAGCTCATATTAATAACCCTTACGCCATGGTCGGCAGCATAGATAATTGCCTTGGCCATGTTTGAATAGGTAGCCCGGCCGGTTGAAGGGTCGGAGATCACCAAAGGCATTATGGGGTTCTCCCAGGCAACGCCGGCAACCCCTTTTGCATTATTCGTCATGGCAGCCGCAGCGCCTGCTACCGATGTACCATGACCCCGAAGATCATTGGTATCCGTATTATTGGAGAAAAAATTGTAGCCGTCCAGGATCTTGCCGGAGAGGTCCGGGTGGGTTAAATCTACCCCGCTATCCGCAATTGCAATCGGTATATCATACGAACCGGTGCTGATATACCATCCGCCCGGGGCGTGTATCTTCGGATGGTGCCACTGGCTGGAATACCAGGGGTCATTCGGGATAACCGTCTCATCGGCCAGATGGTTATATTCAACAAAATCAATATGCGGGTTTCTGGAAAGGGCGAGTCTGACCTTTTCCAGTGCATGCGCAGGAACCTTAATGTGTTTGACCCTGATTTGGGGGATCTCTCCGATAACGGTGGCATTGCTCCCCTTCAGGATCTTGTCCATCTGTTCACCGGTAACCCCTGCCTTGGGCTGTACCAGGAGTTCGTCCGGTACAAAGGCAATGCTCTTTGCCGCATAAGCGTTTGCAAGACAAAGCACTGCAACAAAAACAATCCCCAGAAAACACCTTAATCCGGAACGTACTGCGTTTTCCATTGTCCACCTCCTGTTAAAAATTGTTTCTTTCTGCCTGGAAACAACAGGCCCATGAGGTGGACCAGCGTTTCTTCGGCAACCCGGCCATCCTGAATGCACATTCAGGACCCGCGGCTTTGCGTCCCCCGGTCACCCGGGGTTTGCCCTTTTCGGAAACGAAAATACCATGGTTTTTTCATCTGATACATAATTATCGGTCTAATATGATAAATGTTTACCGGATTTACCATATTTACAATTTGCTATTCTCATGTATAATACCCGTAAAAGGGCACGGCAGAAAAAACAGCGCGGATGAATGCCATACCTAAGCGTTTAATTTCAAAGTCTGAAAAACCCGGCCAGCTTACATTGTTTGAACCATTTTACTATCAGTACCTGCTGCATAGTAACCCGTTAATAGGTTTTGACGGGTCCGGCTTTATTTATTCTTAATAATTTCAGAATAAAGGAGAAGAGAAACAATGAAGGGAAAATTGTTACAATTCCGGGAAAAGG is part of the Candidatus Jettenia sp. AMX2 genome and harbors:
- a CDS encoding S8 family serine peptidase is translated as MENAVRSGLRCFLGIVFVAVLCLANAYAAKSIAFVPDELLVQPKAGVTGEQMDKILKGSNATVIGEIPQIRVKHIKVPAHALEKVRLALSRNPHIDFVEYNHLADETVIPNDPWYSSQWHHPKIHAPGGWYISTGSYDIPIAIADSGVDLTHPDLSGKILDGYNFFSNNTDTNDLRGHGTSVAGAAAAMTNNAKGVAGVAWENPIMPLVISDPSTGRATYSNMAKAIIYAADHGVRVINMSFSGTSSSSTLQNAVNYAWNKGAVFFASAGNAGSSTPVYPAACDNAVAVSATTSSDAIASFSNYGDWIDIAAPGSSIYTTGKDGGYRSASGTSFSSPIAAGLAALLFSVNPGLSNAMVVDFITQNADDLGAPGFDPYYGHGRINVYKSLLAATNTWQEPDTTPPDVAITAPADGAVIHGSVTVMVSATDNAGIVKVELYLNGSLYATGTTAPYNFHWDTTQYPDGMYSLEAKAYDPSGNMGQSNTIFVSVSNPSDTVPPTVSINEPGSGAYVRHPQKIHITASDNIGVEVIELYIDNDLKRAVYGQNSLTYNWNTRKESGGAHVITAKGYDAAGNVGMDSVTVYK